Proteins encoded within one genomic window of Candidatus Hydrogenedentota bacterium:
- a CDS encoding DUF2851 family protein, translating to MENALWAETEVVAAGPGLRGFSREYEWLNGMVARGMGVAEGGAAVPETVLQCIWYDQLIQSEGLILNGGQRLRVVFPGWWNQNEGPDFRDAQLEIDGAFLTGDVEVHQDLAAWRQHGHHQDSRYDNVVLEVVGICTGSDAGNATSRNRAVPYLPLESALLDSLEALAEQLRLRDYPYHVPASYGECARLTAVHGVEPVLRLLRLAGEWRMLAKARDIAERIERAGEDQAVYEAVMAACGYGPYKHQFRALAQQIHYDRVRQLGVQDPFLVEAAFLQLAGLLPESLPEGNGDAPHFRRLQALREQRLRGLRRLPMKWTRNGVRPNNYPERRLAGAARFLGRTAKPGLSAALDEIWQGESKPVKRRLAFEALFPTPLGFWAERCTWTGKPMPKPTAMIGRGRVHAIIGNVFVPVALAKARYARDRALETKVFDFFTALPKEMENHVFKTMASRLFGDTSPPRFSFQTQQGLIQLYTDWCRFNPKCGACPALSLLKLVGESR from the coding sequence ATGGAGAACGCGTTGTGGGCGGAGACTGAAGTTGTGGCTGCGGGGCCGGGTCTCCGTGGATTCTCGCGCGAGTACGAGTGGCTAAACGGCATGGTCGCCCGAGGCATGGGTGTCGCCGAGGGCGGCGCGGCGGTTCCTGAGACGGTTTTGCAGTGCATTTGGTACGACCAGCTCATTCAATCCGAGGGACTTATCCTCAACGGCGGGCAACGCCTGCGGGTGGTGTTCCCCGGGTGGTGGAACCAGAACGAGGGGCCCGATTTTCGCGATGCGCAACTCGAAATCGACGGTGCATTCTTGACGGGCGATGTCGAGGTTCACCAGGACCTCGCGGCATGGCGACAACACGGGCACCATCAGGATTCCCGATACGACAACGTGGTGCTCGAGGTGGTGGGCATATGCACCGGCTCGGATGCCGGGAATGCGACTTCGCGGAACCGCGCAGTTCCCTATCTTCCGCTGGAGTCCGCGCTGTTGGATTCTTTGGAGGCGCTGGCCGAGCAGCTCCGCCTGCGGGATTATCCCTACCACGTGCCGGCGTCGTATGGGGAGTGCGCCCGACTGACCGCCGTGCACGGCGTTGAACCGGTGCTGCGGCTGTTGCGCCTGGCGGGCGAGTGGCGGATGTTGGCAAAAGCCCGCGATATCGCTGAACGGATCGAGCGTGCCGGCGAAGACCAGGCGGTGTACGAGGCGGTGATGGCAGCGTGCGGTTACGGCCCCTACAAACACCAGTTTCGGGCGCTGGCGCAACAGATTCATTACGACCGCGTGCGGCAGTTGGGTGTGCAGGACCCGTTTCTGGTCGAGGCGGCGTTCCTGCAATTGGCGGGGCTGCTGCCGGAATCCTTGCCGGAGGGAAACGGCGACGCGCCCCATTTCCGGCGACTGCAGGCGCTGCGGGAACAGCGGCTGCGCGGGTTGCGGCGGCTGCCCATGAAATGGACCCGGAACGGCGTACGGCCGAACAACTATCCCGAACGGCGGCTCGCGGGGGCGGCGCGGTTTCTTGGGCGCACGGCGAAACCGGGGTTATCGGCCGCGCTAGACGAGATCTGGCAGGGCGAGTCCAAGCCGGTCAAGCGGCGGCTGGCTTTCGAGGCACTGTTTCCCACGCCGCTCGGTTTCTGGGCGGAGCGGTGCACGTGGACGGGTAAGCCGATGCCGAAACCCACGGCCATGATTGGACGCGGACGGGTGCATGCGATCATCGGCAACGTGTTCGTGCCGGTTGCTCTGGCCAAAGCGCGTTATGCACGTGATCGGGCATTGGAGACGAAAGTTTTCGACTTTTTCACTGCGCTTCCAAAGGAGATGGAGAACCATGTGTTCAAGACGATGGCCTCGCGCCTGTTCGGGGACACCTCTCCCCCACGTTTCAGCTTCCAGACGCAGCAGGGACTGATCCAGCTGTACACCGACTGGTGCCGGTTCAATCCCAAATGCGGGGCGTGTCCGGCGCTGTCGCTGCTCAAGCTGGTCGGAGAATCCCGGTAG